The Syntrophorhabdus sp. genome includes the window TTTTGCGGCCACCGCGCGGCCGACATAGTATTCCTCTTCGTCGGTAATGGGACGGGAGGCCTTGGACGTCTGATCCACCACGGTCATCGCCGTTCCGATGTGCTGAGAGATGTTGCCGAAGCTGCTGGTGTCACAGGAGGCAAGTGCTGCAAGGAGAAGGGGGGCACACAGGAGTACGAGACATTTCTTTGTCATGGCTGCCTCAACCCCCCCGCCACGATGAACTGGGCGACATCGCGATCGGCAACAGGGTAGCGTTCGATGCTGTCCACAAGGTTGTATCTCATTTCCGGATGCTGTCTCTTGTACGATGCCTCGACCTGCGGATTGAATCCCTTCCCGGCGAGGGCGGCCTCGCTCTGGCTGACGGAGGAACCCTTTCGTGAATAGGCGGCAGAGGCTGCAACGGCCCTCTTTTCCACGGCTGTCCTGTGGATGTAGCCGATGGACGGGCCGCACTTCACCTTGTACCAGTCGCCTTCCATGGAGAGGGCCTCCAGCCTGTCGTTATACCGCACGGTGGCCTTGACGGGCGCGAAGAACTTCGCGTATTCGCGGATCGCGTTCTCTTTCGTGATGACCGTGACCGTGTCAGCCAGCGCGGCGGCTGCCGTAAAGACAATGATCAATGACAGGAATATGGCCTTTTTCATCATTTTTCGGTCATTTTAATAATATCCCAATCTTTTGTCAAAGAAAAATTCCGTGCCAGGGATCCGGCCCGTTTCCTGTAGAACTCGCCCGGCCCGTCATGGGGGAATTCCTCGAGAAGGGCATCGAAGAGCTCCACCGCCTCGGTGAACCTCTGCTGCCGGTAGATCCGGAAGGCCCCGTCGTAGAGATCGACCTTTCTTCTCAGTGCGGCAGGCGCGTCGACTGCCTCGCAGAGCACCTCGTGGATGACGACGGGCTCCGATTTCCCCTTCACCTCGATGGGCCCCAGGCTGCGCGACAAAAATAGATCAAAGGTTTTCGCGAGAGTGTGTTCGCTGGCAATGATGTTCGTACCGAAGACCTTGTTCACCGATTCGAGACGTGACGCCAGGTTCACGGTGTCACCGACAACGGTGAAGTCGAAGAGCCGCACGCTTCCCATGTTCCCCGCGATGGTGTCCCCCGTGTGAAGACCCACCCGTATGGCGACGGGAGGGATGCCCTCCTGCTCAAAGACCCCGTTTATCCCGCCGATGGCCTCGATGAACTTGAGCGAGCACCGGCAGGCGTTGATCTCGTCCTTCGGAGTTTCGAGAGGCGAGCCCCAGAATGCCATGATACAATCCCCGATATATTTGTCCACCACCCCCTTTTCTTCGATGACGACCTCGGTGAGTTCGTTGAGGACCCGGTGGAGCATGAGCGCCGTGTCTTCCGGCGTATTTCTCTCCGAAATGGTGGTGAACCCGGCAATGTCGGCGAAGAGCACGGTGACCCTCGCCTTCTTGCCGCCGGGCCTGACGATGTCCGGGTTTTGGAGGACATGTTCAACGATGGTCTTGTCCATGTACTGCGAAAAGGTCCTCTTGATGAACTGTCTTTCCCGTCCCTCCAGGGCGTAGCTGAAGATGGCGGAAAGGATGAAGCTCATGAGGAGGGCCACCACGAGATAGGTCGTCGGGACGTAGTACCGGGCGGAGAAAAGGACCGCCGCCACGGCGAGGATGAGGACGAGGCCCGCAGCGAAGACGGAAAGGTTCTTCGCTATGGTGTGAAAAGTGAGCACGAAGGCCGCGATGAAGACGCAGACAAGAAGCATGAGGAGAGCGACGATAAGCGTCGGGACGGGGCGCATGAAAGTTCCCCGGTCGAGGTTCTCGAAGAGTGTCGCGTTGATGTGGACACCCGTGGAAACCGTCATCGTCGGCGTCGATTTCAGGTCCAGAAGGCCCGGCGCCGTCATTCCCAGGAATACGACCTTCCCTTTGAAGAAGTCCCGGGAAAGGTTCGCGCCCTGCGGTGGAACCGTGCCGCGGTACGCGCTCAGGACATCGATGGCGGGGACGACCGTAAAGGGCCTTTTCCCGCGGGGGAAACGAAGGAGGAGCTTTCCCTCCGTCAGGGGCAGGGTTTTTTCTCGCAAAATGATTCCGCTGGGGTCCATGTTCGCGCCTCCCCGACCCGTGAACCAGGAGAAGGTGAGGCTGGGGAGCGTCATCTCCGCGAGGGTGAACGCCAGGGGTACCCTGCGGTAGACCCCGTCGCCGTCGGGACTGATGGCGACGTTCCCCGAACCCTTCACACCACGGCGTATCGCGTCGACGGGCGCTACGACGGAACGGTATCGGGGTCCCGGCGGCGGACCTCCGGTAACGGCAAAGCGCTTGAGGTACGCGATGTCGTCCGGGGCCATCGCCTTCTCGTTCACCGACAGGAAGAAAGGCAGGTAGACATTGGCCGCCTTCGCGATCGCGTCGCCGAGCACCATGTCATCCTCCTGGCCGTAGGAGGAGGGCTCGGTGAAGAGGATATCCACGAGGAAGCCGTCGGCCAGGGAGGCGAATTCGATGATGGGCGCGTAGACCTGCCGGGGCCATGGCCAGTTGATGCTCTCGGCGCTCAGCGCGTCAATCGATTGTTGATCGATCTCAATGATGACGATGCGGTCCGACGCCCGTTCGGGGTTCAGATAACGGGAGAAGAGATCGAACGACCTGTTCTCGTAGGTGGCAAGGACATCAAAGAGAAAAAGCGCGAGAGAGATAACGAAGGACACTGACGCGAGAAGGACAATATTGCGTACGCGACGTTTCTTCTTCGGCACACGGTTCTCCTGAGTATTTCGAAGTGAACATGCATACCATATCATGAAAAATGACCAATAACCAAATTCCAATAACCAAAAAAACTGACAATAACCAATAACCAAGAAAGAAACGATGCAGGCAGTCCGTTCCGCCCTGACCTTTGTTCAATTGGTTATTGATGAATTGGTCATTATCTTTTTCATTGGTCATTGGAATTTGGTCATTGGTCATTTCCGTTTCCTCTGGTCGCTCCAGAGCGTTAGCATGTTCGCTGCCGTAGATCTATTTTGGACAGGTGTGGTCATTGGTAGTTTTTTCCTGTTGAGCCTTGTCCTGCGGATTATGTATCATGTAGGTTCAAGGAGAACAGTGACCATGAGACTCAAGGATAAAGTTGCTCTACTCACAGCGGCAGCGGGCGCCGGGATCGGGCAGGCGACGGCCCGGGCGATGGCGCGGGAGGGCGCCGCGGTCGTCGTTACCGATATCCACGAGGACCGGGCGAGGACCGTGGCGGAGCAGATAGCGGGTGAATACGGGGCAAGAACGCTGGGCCTCGCGTGCGACGTGACGCGTGTCTCCGATGTGAGCCGCGCCGTGGAGGCGACGCTCGGCGCCTTCGGCCGTGTCGACATACTCTTCAACAACGCTGGAACGAACCGCCCCACCCGGCTGGTGGATATCACGGATGAGGTCTGGGACCTTGTGCTCGCGACGACCCTCACCGGTACCTTCTACTGTTGCAGGGCTGTCGTGCCCGCGATGATCAGGCAGAACAGTGGCCGCATCATAAGCGTGACCTCGGTAGCTGGTTTCCGGGGGCTTGCCGGCGGTCACGCCCATTACGCGGCGGCGAAGGCAGGTGTCATGGCCTTCACGAGATGTCTTGCCATGGAGGTGGCCCCCCACCACATCACGGCGAACACCATAGCGCCCAGTTTCATCTTCAACGAGTTCATCCCGCACATCTATCCCCAGGACGAGATCGATAGAA containing:
- a CDS encoding adenylate/guanylate cyclase domain-containing protein; translation: MPKKKRRVRNIVLLASVSFVISLALFLFDVLATYENRSFDLFSRYLNPERASDRIVIIEIDQQSIDALSAESINWPWPRQVYAPIIEFASLADGFLVDILFTEPSSYGQEDDMVLGDAIAKAANVYLPFFLSVNEKAMAPDDIAYLKRFAVTGGPPPGPRYRSVVAPVDAIRRGVKGSGNVAISPDGDGVYRRVPLAFTLAEMTLPSLTFSWFTGRGGANMDPSGIILREKTLPLTEGKLLLRFPRGKRPFTVVPAIDVLSAYRGTVPPQGANLSRDFFKGKVVFLGMTAPGLLDLKSTPTMTVSTGVHINATLFENLDRGTFMRPVPTLIVALLMLLVCVFIAAFVLTFHTIAKNLSVFAAGLVLILAVAAVLFSARYYVPTTYLVVALLMSFILSAIFSYALEGRERQFIKRTFSQYMDKTIVEHVLQNPDIVRPGGKKARVTVLFADIAGFTTISERNTPEDTALMLHRVLNELTEVVIEEKGVVDKYIGDCIMAFWGSPLETPKDEINACRCSLKFIEAIGGINGVFEQEGIPPVAIRVGLHTGDTIAGNMGSVRLFDFTVVGDTVNLASRLESVNKVFGTNIIASEHTLAKTFDLFLSRSLGPIEVKGKSEPVVIHEVLCEAVDAPAALRRKVDLYDGAFRIYRQQRFTEAVELFDALLEEFPHDGPGEFYRKRAGSLARNFSLTKDWDIIKMTEK
- a CDS encoding SDR family oxidoreductase, whose product is MRLKDKVALLTAAAGAGIGQATARAMAREGAAVVVTDIHEDRARTVAEQIAGEYGARTLGLACDVTRVSDVSRAVEATLGAFGRVDILFNNAGTNRPTRLVDITDEVWDLVLATTLTGTFYCCRAVVPAMIRQNSGRIISVTSVAGFRGLAGGHAHYAAAKAGVMAFTRCLAMEVAPHHITANTIAPSFIFNEFIPHIYPQDEIDRMFEEIPYPRKGTPEDVANAALFLASDEGEYMTGQTLCVTGGSWMR